Proteins found in one Amycolatopsis umgeniensis genomic segment:
- a CDS encoding CoA-binding protein, giving the protein MTDRATEILAGSKTIAVVGLSRDPAKASHGVAAVLQEHGFRIIPVHPSADELLGEKVYRSLTDIPEPVDLVDVFRPSADTPPIAEQAVAIGAKALWLQQGIVSAEARRIAEEGGLDYVEDRCTAVVRAVANLSVR; this is encoded by the coding sequence ATGACCGATCGCGCCACCGAGATCCTCGCCGGATCGAAGACGATCGCCGTCGTAGGGCTGAGCCGCGATCCGGCCAAGGCCTCGCACGGGGTCGCCGCCGTACTGCAGGAACACGGGTTCCGGATCATCCCCGTCCATCCTTCGGCCGACGAGCTGCTGGGCGAAAAGGTCTACCGCTCGCTCACCGACATCCCGGAGCCCGTCGACCTCGTCGACGTCTTCCGCCCGTCCGCGGACACCCCGCCGATCGCCGAACAGGCCGTCGCGATCGGGGCGAAGGCGCTCTGGCTCCAGCAGGGCATCGTGTCCGCCGAGGCCCGCCGGATCGCCGAAGAAGGCGGCTTGGACTACGTCGAAGACCGCTGCACCGCGGTCGTCCGAGCGGTCGCGAACCTCTCAGTCCGTTAG
- a CDS encoding IclR family transcriptional regulator domain-containing protein encodes MGTPRGLDSSGTLERGLAVLEHVGQNQEISTNAIARQLGLSRSAAYRIVGTLKNLEYLEADRATGRVRLGTRLVELGARAMAATDLHRCAPRYLASLAERSGETTYLAVPDNDTMVYVATERSANAVTLACRLGTRRPQHATSLGKAWLAALPEQDRVERIRRMKLDSLTLKTINDPARLLDDLARTSRRGWAVDEIENEPDVGCVAAAVRDHTGRPIAAISIAGPAGRVLRRTDELGATVAGTAAALSLRLGYVRAQRG; translated from the coding sequence GTGGGCACACCACGCGGCCTGGATTCCAGTGGCACACTCGAGCGCGGACTAGCGGTTCTCGAGCACGTCGGCCAGAACCAGGAGATTTCCACCAACGCGATCGCCAGGCAACTGGGTCTCTCCCGGAGCGCCGCCTACCGCATCGTCGGCACCCTCAAGAACCTCGAATACCTCGAAGCCGATCGCGCCACCGGCCGCGTGCGGCTCGGCACCCGGCTGGTCGAACTCGGCGCCCGCGCGATGGCGGCGACCGATCTCCACCGGTGCGCGCCGCGCTATCTGGCGTCGCTCGCCGAGCGGAGCGGAGAGACGACGTACCTCGCCGTGCCGGACAACGACACGATGGTCTACGTCGCCACCGAACGCAGCGCCAACGCCGTCACCCTCGCTTGCCGCCTCGGCACTCGGCGTCCGCAGCACGCGACGTCGCTGGGCAAGGCGTGGCTGGCGGCGCTGCCCGAACAGGACCGCGTCGAACGCATCCGCCGGATGAAACTCGACAGTCTCACGCTCAAGACGATCAACGACCCCGCCCGGCTGCTCGACGACCTGGCCAGGACGAGCCGTCGCGGCTGGGCCGTGGACGAGATCGAGAACGAACCGGACGTCGGCTGCGTGGCCGCCGCCGTCCGCGACCACACCGGACGGCCGATCGCCGCGATCAGCATCGCGGGCCCCGCGGGCCGGGTGCTCCGCCGCACCGACGAACTGGGCGCGACAGTGGCCGGAACCGCCGCCGCACTGTCGCTCCGGCTGGGTTACGTCCGCGCGCAAAGGGGCTGA
- a CDS encoding lactate permease LctP family transporter, with amino-acid sequence MGWIQDYQPAGGLWLSAALAALPIIVLLVTLGVLRRSARLSAALALITALLVAVLLYRMPAGLAFDSAAMGLVFGVWSVAWIAFHAVYFHNVTVATGRFDDIKAVLAGFSEDRRLQALLIAFGFGALLEGIAGGGSPIAITAAMMAALGFPPVKAVVLALLANTAPVAFGGLGNPLIVLGRLTAPILGMKQDQATDLFSSMVGRQLPLLALIVPGFLIVVLAGWKRMIEVWPAVLTAGLSFAVMQFVTSNFISPSLVDVVAALAAMASLWILTRFWQPPAVWRFDGEEPVKAGASLGAAKAERGALYAWAPYVVLIAAIFLSRIGTIFKNLPEWLDLTKLLHKADWVFAWPGLHKEVVQHAPITPKDSPYAATLTVDFLYSPGTVALIAAIVAGFAMGAKPGLLLATYRRTLHQMRWALATIFMILAIAFVMNYSGATQTLGLALATTGVLFPLFSAYIGWLGVFLTGSDASTNSLFGPMQVISAQQLHVDPILAGATNTSGGVMGKMISPQNLSIGATAIGQSGQEGALLRQTFLWSVVLTAVVGVISLLQATVLSFMIPSP; translated from the coding sequence GTGGGCTGGATCCAGGACTACCAGCCGGCGGGCGGGCTGTGGCTGTCCGCCGCGCTCGCCGCACTCCCGATCATCGTGCTGCTGGTGACACTGGGCGTCCTGCGCCGATCGGCGCGGCTCTCGGCCGCGCTCGCGCTGATCACCGCGCTGCTGGTCGCGGTACTGCTGTACCGCATGCCCGCCGGGCTCGCCTTCGACTCCGCGGCCATGGGGCTGGTGTTCGGGGTGTGGTCGGTGGCCTGGATCGCTTTCCACGCCGTGTACTTCCACAACGTCACCGTCGCGACCGGACGGTTCGACGACATCAAGGCGGTCCTCGCCGGGTTCAGCGAGGACCGCCGCCTCCAGGCGCTGCTGATCGCGTTCGGCTTCGGCGCGCTGCTGGAAGGGATCGCGGGCGGCGGCTCGCCGATCGCGATCACCGCGGCGATGATGGCCGCGCTCGGTTTCCCGCCGGTGAAGGCGGTCGTGCTCGCGTTGCTGGCGAACACCGCGCCGGTCGCGTTCGGCGGCCTCGGCAACCCGCTCATCGTGCTGGGCAGGCTGACCGCGCCGATCCTCGGTATGAAACAGGACCAGGCGACGGATCTGTTCTCGTCGATGGTCGGTCGCCAGCTCCCGTTGCTCGCGTTGATCGTCCCCGGTTTCCTGATCGTGGTCCTCGCGGGCTGGAAACGGATGATCGAGGTCTGGCCCGCGGTGCTGACGGCGGGCCTGTCGTTCGCGGTCATGCAGTTCGTCACCTCGAACTTCATCAGCCCGAGCCTCGTGGACGTCGTCGCCGCGCTGGCCGCGATGGCCTCGCTATGGATCCTCACGCGCTTCTGGCAACCGCCGGCGGTTTGGCGTTTCGACGGCGAAGAACCGGTGAAGGCCGGGGCGAGTCTCGGCGCGGCGAAGGCCGAACGCGGCGCGCTGTACGCGTGGGCGCCGTACGTCGTCCTGATCGCGGCGATCTTCCTTTCCCGGATCGGCACGATCTTCAAGAACCTGCCCGAATGGCTGGACCTGACGAAGCTGCTGCACAAGGCCGACTGGGTGTTCGCGTGGCCGGGGCTGCACAAGGAGGTCGTCCAGCACGCGCCGATCACGCCCAAGGACTCCCCGTACGCGGCGACGCTGACCGTCGATTTCCTTTACTCTCCCGGAACCGTGGCCCTGATCGCGGCGATCGTCGCGGGTTTCGCGATGGGCGCGAAACCGGGTCTGCTGCTGGCCACCTACCGGCGGACGCTGCACCAGATGCGGTGGGCGCTGGCGACGATCTTCATGATCCTCGCGATCGCGTTCGTCATGAACTATTCGGGTGCGACGCAGACCCTCGGCCTCGCGCTCGCGACCACCGGCGTGCTGTTCCCGTTGTTCTCCGCCTACATCGGCTGGCTCGGCGTCTTCCTCACCGGCTCGGACGCGTCGACGAACAGTCTCTTCGGGCCGATGCAGGTGATCTCGGCGCAGCAACTGCACGTCGACCCGATCCTCGCCGGCGCCACGAACACCTCCGGCGGCGTGATGGGCAAGATGATCTCGCCCCAGAACCTGTCCATCGGCGCCACCGCGATCGGGCAGAGCGGGCAGGAAGGCGCGCTGCTGCGGCAGACGTTCCTGTGGTCGGTCGTCCTGACCGCCGTGGTCGGGGTGATCTCACTGCTCCAGGCGACCGTGCTGAGCTTCATGATCCCGAGCCCGTGA
- a CDS encoding thermonuclease family protein: MPMTLIKGTFQLVGASPDGDSVRFYPDDPQATKKAGLKVRLNSRGGMQLRLDAIDALETHYQARGTGGMWHQPAEFADAASANLLKVLGFKTVQRDDRGRVTSSTPIKVPGHILTRFADKYGRAVAFAFPGQQPGRSADLSKVHLDVKTLKNSANYRQVADGLVYPTFYSLLYPDLRDALAEAAVKARQDGLGLWPDDVTNSGFKLSSRRQLADELVILPKLFRRLVDYLALDESGGVSLTGFSDFLDSRNDRLFTVPDGHATEFETLVSVKRQTVNLTIEPERIVFIEA, from the coding sequence ATGCCCATGACGCTGATCAAAGGTACGTTCCAGCTTGTCGGAGCCTCACCGGACGGCGATTCGGTGCGGTTCTATCCCGACGATCCCCAAGCGACCAAGAAGGCGGGCCTGAAAGTCCGGCTGAATTCGCGGGGCGGGATGCAGTTGCGGCTCGACGCGATCGACGCGCTCGAAACGCATTACCAGGCCAGGGGAACCGGCGGGATGTGGCATCAGCCCGCGGAATTCGCCGACGCCGCCTCGGCGAACCTGCTGAAGGTCCTCGGCTTCAAAACGGTCCAACGCGACGACCGGGGAAGGGTCACTTCCTCGACCCCGATCAAGGTACCGGGTCACATACTGACGCGATTCGCCGACAAATACGGACGAGCGGTCGCGTTCGCCTTTCCCGGGCAACAGCCGGGAAGGTCGGCCGACCTTTCCAAGGTCCATCTCGACGTCAAAACGCTGAAGAACTCCGCGAACTACCGGCAGGTCGCGGACGGACTCGTCTACCCGACGTTCTATTCCCTGCTTTACCCCGATCTCCGTGACGCCTTGGCCGAGGCCGCCGTCAAAGCGCGCCAGGACGGACTCGGGCTGTGGCCGGACGACGTCACGAACTCCGGGTTCAAGCTCTCGTCGCGACGGCAACTGGCCGACGAACTGGTGATCCTGCCGAAACTGTTCCGCAGGCTCGTCGACTACCTCGCGCTCGACGAGAGCGGCGGCGTCTCGCTGACCGGCTTCTCCGACTTCCTCGATTCCCGCAACGACCGGCTGTTCACCGTCCCGGACGGGCACGCCACGGAATTCGAGACGCTGGTGAGCGTGAAGCGGCAGACCGTGAACCTGACGATCGAACCGGAACGGATCGTCTTCATCGAGGCCTGA
- a CDS encoding sigma factor-like helix-turn-helix DNA-binding protein, with product METASKLVDAIRVLVVRYCRARIGRRSGTYETADAVAKDSCLEILAGAAQAPALITFAYDVTRGLVDDFHRTAAELPNPLSGLPGQQREIMVLRSLVGLSTDDTALALGCSVQAVRLGQHRALTALRPTPA from the coding sequence ATGGAGACAGCTTCGAAGCTTGTCGACGCCATCCGCGTCTTGGTCGTGCGCTACTGCCGGGCGCGGATCGGACGACGTTCGGGCACCTACGAAACCGCCGACGCGGTGGCGAAGGACAGCTGTCTCGAGATCCTCGCCGGGGCGGCCCAAGCGCCCGCGCTCATCACTTTCGCCTACGACGTCACGCGTGGTTTGGTCGACGACTTCCACCGGACCGCCGCCGAACTGCCGAATCCGCTTTCGGGGCTGCCGGGGCAGCAGCGCGAGATCATGGTGCTGCGGTCGCTCGTCGGGCTTTCCACCGACGACACCGCGCTGGCGCTCGGCTGCTCCGTGCAGGCGGTCCGGCTGGGCCAGCACCGCGCCCTGACCGCGCTGCGCCCCACCCCGGCCTGA
- a CDS encoding RNA polymerase sigma factor yields the protein MVGVTATADPRSAIDAVWRIESARLIAGLARMTRDVGLAEELAQDALVAALEQWPESGVPRNPGAWLMTTAKRRAVDTFRRNERYDRKLGEIGREQEFEEEPDFTAGLDDHIEDDLLRLVFTACHPVLSTEARVALTLKMIGGLQTHEIARAFLAKETAIAQRIVRAKKTLGDAKVPFEVPEGADRVARLSSVLEVIYLIFNEGYSATAGEDWMRPALCEEALRLGRILAGLMPKEPEVHGLVALMEIQVSRSAARVGPNGEPVLLLDQDRTKWNRLLIGRGLAALDLAESLTGGAFGVYAAQAAIAACHARARTGEETDWGRIAVLYEGLGTLNPSPVIELNRAVALSMAVGPEAGLEVVDKLTSEPALKSYHLLPSVRGDFLAKLGRLDEARAEFERAAEMTGNDRERTLLLNRAAECTP from the coding sequence TTGGTCGGCGTGACGGCTACAGCAGACCCCCGTTCGGCGATCGACGCGGTGTGGCGGATCGAATCGGCCCGCCTCATCGCGGGTCTCGCGCGGATGACGCGCGACGTCGGCCTCGCGGAGGAACTGGCGCAGGACGCGCTGGTCGCCGCGCTCGAGCAGTGGCCTGAGTCGGGCGTCCCGAGGAATCCGGGCGCCTGGCTCATGACCACGGCCAAACGTCGTGCCGTCGACACCTTCCGGCGCAACGAGCGGTACGACCGGAAACTCGGCGAGATCGGCCGCGAGCAGGAGTTCGAGGAGGAACCCGACTTCACCGCGGGCCTCGACGACCACATCGAGGACGATCTGCTGCGGCTGGTGTTCACCGCCTGCCACCCGGTGCTTTCCACCGAGGCGCGAGTGGCCCTGACGCTGAAGATGATCGGCGGGCTGCAGACGCACGAGATCGCGCGGGCGTTCCTCGCCAAGGAAACCGCCATCGCGCAGCGGATCGTCCGTGCGAAGAAGACGCTCGGCGACGCCAAGGTGCCGTTCGAGGTGCCCGAGGGGGCGGACAGGGTCGCGCGCCTGTCTTCGGTGCTCGAAGTCATCTACCTGATCTTCAACGAGGGCTACTCGGCGACGGCGGGCGAGGACTGGATGCGGCCGGCGTTGTGCGAGGAGGCGCTGCGGCTCGGCCGGATCCTGGCCGGGCTGATGCCGAAGGAACCCGAGGTGCACGGGCTCGTCGCGCTGATGGAGATCCAGGTCTCGCGATCCGCCGCGCGGGTCGGGCCGAACGGTGAACCCGTGCTGCTGCTGGACCAGGACCGGACGAAATGGAACCGGCTCCTGATCGGCCGTGGCCTCGCCGCACTGGACCTCGCCGAGTCGCTCACCGGCGGCGCTTTCGGCGTCTACGCCGCGCAAGCCGCCATCGCCGCCTGCCACGCGCGGGCGCGAACGGGCGAGGAGACCGACTGGGGACGCATCGCCGTCCTGTACGAGGGCCTCGGGACGCTGAACCCGTCCCCGGTGATCGAACTGAACCGCGCGGTGGCGCTGTCGATGGCCGTCGGGCCGGAGGCGGGGCTCGAGGTCGTCGACAAGCTGACTTCGGAGCCCGCGCTGAAGTCGTACCACCTGCTGCCGAGCGTGCGCGGCGACTTCCTGGCGAAGCTCGGCCGCCTCGACGAGGCCCGCGCCGAGTTCGAGCGTGCCGCGGAGATGACCGGGAACGACCGCGAACGCACCCTCCTGCTGAACCGCGCCGCCGAGTGCACCCCCTGA
- a CDS encoding YciI family protein, which yields MRFMVIVKSDEKTDVAGAQPSAEELQEMGKFNEELVKAGVMLAGEGLLPSAQGFRIQYSGDTEARVVDGPFAESKELIAGFWILQVKDRAEVVEWMKRAPFREGEIEIRQIAEMEDFDHATPEIVEHEKKLREQAEAN from the coding sequence ATGCGGTTCATGGTGATCGTGAAGAGCGACGAGAAGACCGACGTGGCCGGCGCCCAGCCGAGCGCTGAGGAACTGCAGGAGATGGGGAAGTTCAACGAGGAGCTGGTGAAGGCCGGCGTCATGCTCGCGGGTGAAGGACTGCTCCCGAGCGCCCAGGGTTTCCGCATCCAGTACTCCGGCGACACCGAGGCCAGGGTCGTCGACGGGCCGTTCGCCGAGAGCAAGGAGCTCATCGCCGGTTTCTGGATCCTGCAGGTCAAGGACAGGGCCGAGGTCGTCGAATGGATGAAGCGCGCTCCGTTCCGCGAGGGTGAGATCGAGATCCGCCAGATCGCCGAGATGGAGGACTTCGACCACGCCACCCCCGAGATCGTCGAGCACGAGAAGAAGCTGCGGGAGCAGGCCGAGGCGAACTAG
- a CDS encoding small ribosomal subunit Rsm22 family protein — protein MSALPENLRSALDEELGRYPQHRLTQSVERLSARYRENNPATAPILSSEADIAAYAGYRMPATYAAVHAVLAEAALRAPGFTPRTQVDIGGGTGAAIWAAADVWPSLEESTVVEQVPGAIALGRRLAGSADGKAVRGSTWQRGLIDPAAPAPDADLVTLSYVLGELPEARRADVVRWLSAKAGMLVLIEPGTPAGYERIVEARDQLVELGLSLVAPCPHEGACPIPRGKDWCHFSARLPRTGLHRQLKSGTLGFEDEKFSYVVASRTAPERAEGRILRHPVKRKGMVSLALCTASGLTETIVTKRHGTAYRAARDAEWGDGWPGQSTRD, from the coding sequence GTGTCCGCTCTCCCCGAAAACCTCCGCTCCGCCCTCGATGAGGAGCTGGGCCGATACCCCCAGCACAGGTTGACGCAGTCCGTCGAGCGGCTCAGCGCGCGGTACCGGGAGAACAACCCGGCCACGGCGCCGATCCTGTCCTCCGAAGCCGACATCGCGGCGTACGCGGGCTACCGGATGCCCGCCACCTACGCGGCCGTGCACGCCGTCCTCGCCGAAGCCGCCCTCCGCGCTCCCGGGTTCACCCCGCGCACGCAGGTCGACATCGGCGGCGGCACCGGTGCCGCGATCTGGGCGGCGGCCGACGTGTGGCCGTCGCTGGAGGAGAGCACCGTCGTCGAGCAGGTCCCCGGCGCGATCGCGCTGGGGCGGCGGCTCGCGGGGAGCGCCGACGGCAAGGCCGTCCGCGGCTCGACCTGGCAACGCGGCCTGATCGACCCGGCCGCGCCCGCGCCGGACGCCGATCTGGTGACCCTCTCCTACGTCCTCGGCGAGCTCCCCGAAGCCCGCCGGGCCGACGTCGTCCGCTGGCTGTCGGCCAAGGCCGGGATGCTGGTGCTGATCGAGCCCGGCACCCCCGCGGGCTACGAACGGATCGTCGAGGCGCGGGATCAGCTCGTCGAACTCGGGCTCTCCCTCGTCGCGCCCTGCCCGCACGAAGGCGCCTGCCCGATCCCGCGCGGCAAGGACTGGTGCCATTTCTCCGCCCGCCTCCCGCGCACCGGCCTGCACCGCCAGCTCAAGTCCGGGACGCTCGGCTTCGAGGACGAGAAGTTCTCGTACGTCGTCGCCTCACGCACGGCACCGGAACGGGCCGAGGGCCGGATCCTGCGGCATCCGGTCAAACGCAAGGGCATGGTCAGCCTCGCCCTGTGCACCGCATCCGGGCTCACCGAAACGATCGTCACCAAACGGCACGGCACCGCCTATCGCGCGGCCCGTGACGCCGAATGGGGAGACGGCTGGCCCGGTCAGTCCACAAGGGACTGA
- a CDS encoding LysR substrate-binding domain-containing protein: MFSLEQLVSFVAVAEELHYGRAAERLSMTQPPLSRRIQLLERELGVELFDRTHRTVRLTPAGRVFLAEARKILRSSQEATLYVRRAKRGEVGVVTLGFTATAAYSYLERVLAAATAEVPGVDLVLREMTTSAQVEELLADGLDLGMIRPPVIGGDIVTLPLWREPLLAALPSAHPLARRKKNPEIRDFDGERFIMYSPSEGRYFHDLLVAVFRAARVLPSYTQYPSQVHTVLVLVKADLGVALVPAAAAALRFEGVVLRPVDGIDGRPVELELMWRRGNDNPALGALLTAIGKLARRGRQSLVD, translated from the coding sequence GTGTTTTCCCTGGAGCAGCTCGTGAGTTTCGTCGCGGTGGCCGAGGAACTGCACTACGGCCGGGCGGCGGAGCGGCTCTCGATGACCCAGCCGCCGTTGAGCAGGCGGATCCAGCTACTGGAGCGGGAGCTGGGAGTCGAACTTTTCGACCGTACGCACCGCACCGTCCGGCTGACACCCGCCGGACGGGTTTTTCTCGCCGAGGCAAGGAAAATACTGCGTTCGTCGCAAGAAGCGACCCTGTACGTCCGCCGGGCGAAAAGGGGTGAGGTCGGAGTCGTCACTCTCGGCTTCACCGCCACCGCGGCCTACTCGTATCTCGAGCGCGTTCTCGCCGCGGCCACCGCCGAAGTGCCCGGGGTCGATCTGGTGCTCCGCGAAATGACGACGTCGGCGCAGGTGGAGGAGCTGCTGGCGGACGGGCTCGACCTCGGCATGATCCGCCCGCCGGTCATCGGCGGCGACATCGTGACCCTGCCGCTGTGGCGAGAGCCGCTGCTGGCCGCCCTGCCGTCGGCGCATCCTTTGGCGCGGCGAAAAAAGAATCCCGAAATCCGCGACTTCGACGGCGAGCGGTTCATCATGTATTCGCCGTCGGAGGGCCGGTACTTCCACGATCTGCTCGTGGCGGTGTTCCGCGCGGCGCGCGTGCTGCCGTCGTACACGCAGTACCCCAGTCAGGTGCATACGGTGCTCGTGCTGGTCAAAGCGGATCTCGGCGTCGCACTGGTGCCCGCCGCCGCTGCCGCGCTGCGGTTCGAGGGTGTCGTGCTCCGTCCGGTGGACGGCATCGACGGCCGTCCGGTGGAACTCGAACTGATGTGGCGGCGGGGAAATGACAATCCGGCGCTCGGCGCGCTGCTCACCGCCATCGGCAAACTGGCCCGCCGCGGCCGTCAGTCCCTTGTGGACTGA
- a CDS encoding ANTAR domain-containing protein, which produces MQTALNSRVIIEQAKGVLAERLRISVDEAFGVLRAYARTNHVRILAVANGIIDRTVELPR; this is translated from the coding sequence TTGCAGACGGCGCTCAACAGCCGCGTGATCATCGAACAGGCGAAAGGCGTACTCGCCGAAAGGCTCCGGATCTCGGTGGACGAGGCGTTCGGCGTACTGCGCGCCTACGCGCGGACCAACCACGTCAGAATTCTCGCCGTGGCGAACGGAATCATCGATCGCACGGTGGAACTCCCGCGCTGA
- a CDS encoding GAF domain-containing protein — protein sequence MNDPATVLRETFVQLADTLVDDFDLIEFLDLLTVRCVELLDVCTAGLLLADQYGTLTMVAASDEQTRLLELFQLQNSEGPCLDSYQHAEPVACPDLVRASGRWPKFTREAEASGFRSVYALPMRLREEVIGALNLFGTRPALLGDAGLRLGQALADIATIGILHHRLVRRQE from the coding sequence ATGAACGACCCGGCGACGGTCCTGAGGGAAACCTTCGTGCAACTGGCGGACACCCTCGTCGATGATTTCGATCTCATCGAATTCCTCGATCTGCTCACGGTCCGGTGTGTCGAACTGCTCGACGTCTGCACCGCCGGGCTGTTGCTCGCCGATCAGTACGGCACGCTCACCATGGTGGCCGCGTCCGATGAACAGACCCGGCTGCTCGAATTGTTCCAGTTGCAGAATTCCGAGGGCCCGTGCCTGGACAGCTACCAGCACGCGGAACCGGTGGCCTGCCCGGATCTGGTGCGTGCGAGCGGAAGATGGCCGAAGTTCACGCGAGAGGCGGAAGCCTCGGGATTCCGTTCCGTGTACGCCTTGCCGATGCGGCTGCGCGAGGAGGTGATCGGCGCGCTGAACCTGTTCGGCACCCGGCCTGCGCTGCTCGGCGACGCCGGATTACGGCTGGGGCAGGCGCTCGCGGACATCGCCACGATCGGCATCCTGCACCACCGTCTGGTGCGGCGGCAGGAATAG